One Cryptosporidium parvum Iowa II chromosome 5, whole genome shotgun sequence DNA segment encodes these proteins:
- a CDS encoding F11M21.28-like protein having 3 CCCH RNA binding domains; involved in RNA metabolism — translation MANALLSIEELTRFRTKLCRRSLREGCDFGPLRCQYSHNVYWPRRCPFYLSDRSALRYLPDICPDITILDHETGKVANFCNRGGYCPYSHSMEEVIYHPLIYKSELCTAFQKGECKTYYCHLIHGLAERRQERIYTLPFTRGINLNKYPNVKLVEKTTSESENTAKSSMFSGNKNDEITNLEIITSHDRNSGVTKQKSLKCIHDSENTKNFLIQPQLENKPLLGKGFNINKSNLRWEESNNLSCFSNNIDLDPSTEIKQLLNKWRKVAEYPELYISEINLARLEYWQYINSYLHEISSIIHELGKVYCNKTIYHKESLHNLGRGQINNIEFKECIEFSSVFAEANSDSFLP, via the coding sequence atggCAAACGCATTATTGAGTATTGAAGAGCTTACTAGATTTCGGACTAAGTTATGTCGTAGAAGTCTTAGGGAAGGTTGCGATTTCGGCCCACTAAGATGCCAATATTCTCATAATGTTTACTGGCCAAGAAGATGCCCATTTTACTTATCCGACCGATCTGCATTAAGATATCTACCTGATATTTGCCCAGATATTACAATTTTAGATCATGAAACTGGAAAAGTTGCAAACTTTTGCAACAGGGGAGGGTATTGTCCATATTCTCATTCGATGGAAGAAGTAATTTATCATCCGTTAATTTATAAGTCAGAATTATGCACAGCATTTCAAAAAGGCGAATGCAAAACTTACTACTGCCATTTAATTCATGGACTTGCAGAAAGAAGGCAGGAGAGAATATATACGCTTCCTTTCACGAGaggaattaatttaaacaaatatCCTAATGTAAAATTAGTTGAAAAAACAACTTCTGAATCTGAAAACACAGCTAAAAGCTCAATGTTTTCTGGCAATAAAAATGACGAAATTACtaatttggaaataatcACATCACATGACAGAAACAGTGGGGTAACCAAACaaaaaagtttaaaatGCATACACGATTCTGAAAATACGAAaaactttttaattcaacCTCAATTAGAAAACAAACCTTTGCTTGGGAAGggtttcaatattaataaatcaaatttacGTTGGGAagaatctaataatttatcttgcttttctaataatatcgATCTTGACCCTAGCACTGaaattaaacaattattgaataaatgGAGGAAAGTTGCAGAATATCCAGAATTATACATTagtgaaataaatttggcAAGATTGGAGTATTGgcaatatattaatagttaTCTTCATGAGATCTCAAGCATCATTCATGAGCTTGGAAAAGTTTATTGCAATAAGACGATTTATCATAAAGAAAGTTTGCATAATTTAGGTAGGGGTCAGATTAATAACATCgaatttaaagaatgtATTGAATTTTCTTCTGTTTTTGCTGAAGCAAATTCCGACTCATTTTTACCTTGA